From a region of the Sander lucioperca isolate FBNREF2018 chromosome 8, SLUC_FBN_1.2, whole genome shotgun sequence genome:
- the tsn gene encoding translin — MSVTEMFNYIQGFLSADQDVREDIRKVVQTLEQTAREILTVLQSVHQPSGFKEIPSKCAKARELFCTVRTQICNLKTKFPAEQYYRFHEHWRFVLQRLVFLAAFVVYLENETLVIREEVAKILGIEVVREKGFHLDVEDYLAGVLIMASELSRLAVNSVTAGDYTRPLRISNFINELDSGFRLLNLKNDPLRKRYDGLKYDVKKIEEVVYDLSIRGLAKEGETVGDK, encoded by the exons ATGTCTGTCACCGAGATGTTCAATTATATCCAGGGCTTTCTGAGCGCCGACCAGGACGTCAGAGAG GATATCCGTAAGGTGGTCCAGACACTGGAGCAGACTGCCAGAGAAATACTAACCGTACTCCAAAGTGTCCACCAACCATCTGGATTCAAAGAAA tTCCCAGTAAATGTGCAAAGGCACGGGAGTTGTTCTGCACAGTCAGGACACAAATTTGCAACCTCAAAACAAAATTTCCTGCGGAGCAGTATTACAG GTTCCATGAACACTGGCGGTTTGTGCTGCAGCGCCTGGTTTTTTTAGCAGCCTTTGTTGTCTACCTGGAGAATGAAACTCTTGTGATTCGGGAGGAAGTGGCCAAGATACTCGGCA TTGAGGTGGTGCGAGAGAAAGGCTTTCACCTGGATGTAGAGGACTACCTGGCAGGTGTGCTGATCATGGCCAGTGAACTG TCGCGGTTGGCGGTAAACAGCGTCACAGCAGGAGACTACACCCGGCCGCTCCGCATCTCCAACTTCATCAACGAGCTGGACTCTGGCTTCCGCCTGCTCAACCTGAAGAATGACCCGCTGCGGAAGCGTTACGACGGCCTCAAGTACGACGTGAAGAAGATCGAGGAGGTGGTTTACGACCTCTCCATCCGCGGGCTGGCCAAGGAGGGCGAGACTGTCGGGGACAAGTAG